A single Xylella taiwanensis DNA region contains:
- a CDS encoding DUF769 domain-containing protein, with protein MSMHRRIKLGVLILASSVLLACSGPGPVIDSHTGKPMMAGPWENRDLSLESFKVDFLGQYTVKHAFINGINIFRCYPGSPPDNVQVVMKSYRDGSSNPGIVVNRGDRPPIVAGIYAHVIGYPYYRSTPHPDGTVKKEVAGVEFNALCEAQFAGGNYIGFGIRSAASESIQTHIQRTVAWVSAPDRAYKSNRFLEPPRTETRWGNAWTWYRARIPTPVGDGVETWMTPIGGSGYYITVNFNFIEAARQQNTEDYQRARKLMDGILQSVVIQKQ; from the coding sequence ATGTCCATGCACCGCCGCATCAAGCTAGGTGTCCTGATACTTGCCAGCAGCGTACTGCTGGCATGCAGCGGACCCGGCCCCGTCATCGATTCCCACACCGGCAAACCGATGATGGCCGGCCCCTGGGAGAACCGCGACCTGAGCCTGGAATCCTTCAAGGTGGATTTTTTAGGCCAATACACGGTCAAGCATGCCTTTATCAATGGCATCAATATCTTCCGCTGTTACCCCGGCTCCCCACCTGACAATGTGCAGGTGGTGATGAAGTCATATCGAGATGGCTCCAGTAACCCGGGGATTGTGGTCAACAGAGGAGATCGTCCACCGATAGTCGCTGGAATATATGCCCATGTCATCGGCTACCCGTATTACAGAAGCACCCCCCACCCCGATGGCACGGTGAAAAAGGAAGTCGCCGGGGTGGAGTTCAATGCGTTATGCGAGGCACAGTTTGCGGGGGGCAACTACATCGGTTTTGGCATCCGCAGCGCCGCCAGCGAAAGTATCCAGACGCATATTCAAAGAACGGTTGCCTGGGTCAGCGCTCCTGATCGTGCTTACAAGTCCAATCGTTTTTTAGAGCCCCCACGTACCGAAACCCGCTGGGGTAACGCCTGGACCTGGTACCGGGCACGTATCCCAACGCCGGTGGGTGATGGCGTAGAAACCTGGATGACCCCGATTGGCGGCAGCGGCTACTACATCACCGTCAACTTCAACTTTATCGAAGCCGCCCGGCAACAGAACACCGAGGATTACCAACGCGCCCGCAAGCTGATGGATGGCATCTTGCAATCGGTGGTCATCCAAAAACAGTGA
- a CDS encoding S9 family peptidase: MTASFGVIPAFAGYRTPPEHVLKVLKAPLTPIPVPGVDPTGRRLLLTTQQTYPSITRVAQPYLKLAGVRVEPHNRSRHDTPGGYGIPSCAAAFTLVEIASARETQVHLPAGACPGMALWSPDGQRFAFQNVASDSVELWIGDAATGQVRQVPDVRLNPIFGNTVQWLGGSRQLLVKLVPAHQGLPPANNAVTAGPDVQEALGGTGESSTYETRDTLASAYDDALFAYYGASQLAVVDVAAGVLRPVGVPALYDDVKAAPDGVHVLTAAIQPPYSHAVTYQRFARDMAVLDLVKTASTPIARLPLADRVPVHGVPEGPRDFDWRATDPATLVWAEALDHGDWNVSVPHRDRLLMLQAPFTTKPVEITRTVQRFDGFAWTAQPDIAFLNEEDDNRHWRHTRIVDLDRQAHPGRVLWDLSSDELYGDPGEFVYRVLPNGTYVVRQDGAAVYLSGQGASPQGDRPFLDRLDLNTLKTQRLFRSSSDAYERFLGFVAKSDRLLTWHQSVSDPPNAFLRTLGAQDAMAAPGEAAYVSSTARITRVTDPTPEVRHIKKRLVTYKRADGVDLSFTLYTPPDYKEGERLPAILYAYPADFANSAQAGQVSGSQQTFTRLPYYRLLLLAGYAIIDDASFPIVGDPQTAYDTYLEQLEADARAAVDKAVALGVVDRNRIGVTGHSHGALMTANLIAHTDLFRAGVATSGSYNKTFTPFGFQNERRALWQAKDVYLKVSPFFYADRIKRPLLLIHGEDDANPGTEPFQSRKFYQAIRGNGGIARLVMLPHEPHWYAALESNEQLVYEMLNWFDTYVKQALPEAKSTPAPASH, encoded by the coding sequence ATGACGGCTTCGTTTGGCGTCATCCCCGCCTTTGCTGGCTATCGCACGCCCCCCGAGCACGTACTCAAGGTGCTGAAGGCGCCACTGACGCCAATCCCTGTCCCTGGCGTCGATCCGACCGGTCGCCGTCTGTTGCTGACGACTCAGCAGACCTATCCTTCGATCACCCGCGTTGCCCAGCCCTACTTGAAACTGGCCGGTGTGCGTGTGGAACCCCATAACCGCAGCCGTCACGACACCCCGGGCGGCTACGGGATTCCATCCTGCGCCGCTGCCTTCACCTTGGTGGAGATTGCCAGCGCTCGAGAGACTCAGGTCCATTTACCTGCTGGGGCCTGCCCTGGCATGGCATTGTGGTCGCCGGATGGCCAGCGCTTCGCCTTCCAGAATGTTGCGTCGGATTCAGTTGAACTGTGGATCGGTGATGCTGCGACCGGCCAAGTACGTCAAGTGCCCGATGTGCGTCTCAACCCGATCTTCGGTAATACCGTGCAATGGCTGGGCGGCAGTCGCCAGCTCCTTGTCAAGCTCGTGCCCGCGCATCAGGGATTGCCACCGGCCAACAATGCTGTCACCGCTGGTCCGGATGTTCAGGAGGCACTCGGCGGCACAGGCGAGAGCAGCACCTACGAGACGCGCGATACCCTCGCCAGTGCTTACGATGATGCCTTGTTCGCCTACTACGGCGCTTCGCAGCTGGCGGTAGTTGATGTCGCAGCGGGTGTGCTACGTCCGGTCGGTGTTCCGGCGTTGTACGACGATGTCAAAGCTGCCCCTGATGGGGTCCATGTGTTGACCGCAGCGATTCAGCCACCGTACTCCCATGCGGTCACTTACCAGCGCTTTGCCCGAGACATGGCCGTACTCGACCTTGTGAAAACGGCATCCACGCCTATCGCGCGTCTGCCATTGGCTGACCGTGTGCCGGTGCATGGCGTACCGGAGGGGCCACGCGACTTCGACTGGCGTGCTACTGATCCAGCCACATTGGTATGGGCTGAGGCCCTAGACCACGGTGACTGGAATGTCAGCGTGCCGCACCGCGATCGCCTGCTGATGTTGCAAGCGCCATTCACCACCAAACCAGTCGAGATCACGCGCACCGTACAGCGTTTCGATGGCTTCGCCTGGACCGCACAGCCGGATATAGCCTTTCTCAATGAAGAGGATGACAACCGTCACTGGCGCCACACCCGTATTGTCGACCTTGATCGGCAGGCACACCCCGGTCGCGTGCTGTGGGATCTTTCTAGCGATGAGCTCTATGGTGACCCCGGCGAGTTTGTCTACCGTGTATTGCCCAACGGCACCTACGTTGTACGCCAGGACGGCGCTGCCGTGTATCTGAGCGGACAGGGCGCTTCGCCACAGGGTGACCGGCCTTTCTTGGACCGCCTCGACCTCAACACACTGAAAACACAACGCCTGTTTCGCAGCAGCAGTGACGCCTACGAGCGGTTCCTCGGCTTTGTTGCCAAATCCGATAGGCTCCTGACCTGGCATCAATCCGTGAGCGACCCGCCTAACGCCTTCTTACGCACCCTTGGTGCGCAGGACGCAATGGCTGCGCCGGGTGAGGCGGCCTATGTGTCCAGCACTGCCCGCATCACCCGTGTCACCGACCCGACCCCGGAAGTGCGTCACATCAAGAAGCGCCTGGTGACCTACAAGCGTGCCGATGGCGTGGATCTTTCCTTCACCCTGTACACCCCGCCGGACTATAAAGAAGGCGAGCGCCTCCCGGCGATCCTGTACGCCTATCCCGCTGATTTCGCCAACAGCGCCCAGGCTGGCCAAGTCTCCGGCTCGCAGCAAACATTCACCCGCTTACCGTACTACCGGCTGCTGCTCCTGGCTGGCTACGCCATCATTGACGACGCCTCATTCCCCATCGTAGGTGACCCTCAAACGGCCTACGATACCTACCTTGAACAGCTCGAAGCCGATGCCAGGGCCGCAGTGGACAAGGCTGTGGCCTTGGGCGTGGTTGACCGTAATCGCATCGGTGTCACAGGTCACAGTCACGGCGCCCTGATGACAGCCAACCTGATAGCCCATACCGATCTGTTTCGCGCTGGTGTGGCGACCAGCGGTTCATACAACAAAACCTTCACCCCGTTTGGTTTCCAGAACGAACGCCGTGCCCTCTGGCAAGCCAAGGACGTCTACCTAAAGGTATCGCCGTTCTTCTATGCCGACAGGATCAAACGTCCGTTGCTACTGATACATGGCGAGGACGACGCGAATCCTGGCACCGAGCCATTCCAATCCCGCAAGTTCTACCAGGCCATCCGCGGCAACGGTGGTATCGCGCGATTGGTGATGCTGCCGCATGAGCCACATTGGTATGCCGCCTTGGAGTCAAACGAACAGCTGGTCTACGAGATGCTCAATTGGTTCGATACCTACGTGAAGCAGGCCCTGCCTGAAGCGAAGTCAACACCGGCGCCCGCATCGCATTGA
- a CDS encoding ShlB/FhaC/HecB family hemolysin secretion/activation protein — MIQNTRVSYPGGVGMPAARYVRWCLLPLGAALLLQSAYAQVAPPDQELLRQQERERALREQLERPPDTRLQEASGQPPSLLPREETPCFPIQRIRLEGDSAARFQWALAAANPPHDPAIGHCLGATGINLVISRVQNAIIARGYVTTRVLAAPQDLKSGELRLTIIPGTLGQIRFAPGTTSDATLWNAIPARPGELLNLRDIEQGLENFKRVPTVEADIQIVPTEGEHARPGQSDLVVSWSQARPVRFNVSFDDSGSQSTGKTQAGATLSLDHALAQNDLFYVNLSRAAFNGSRRGTRGITLHYSMPLGHWLIGATHSGYDYHQSVAGSQQTYLYRGESHNTEVKLSRLLARTAYSKSGMYLRAWTRDSKNFIDDTEVLVQRRRMAGWEMGLTYRRYISAATLDTTLGVRRGTGAFGALPAPEELFDEGTSRPKIYVADAQLSLPFQLGRQRLRYAGSWRAQWNRTRLVPQDRFAIGGRYTVRGFDGEMTLIGERGWLLRNDVGLSLGGGQEAYVALDYGHIGGPSAPLQPGNHLAGTALGLRGGYNTLFWDVFVGAPLNRPRGFSNAYTVTGFNLNWSF, encoded by the coding sequence ATGATTCAGAACACAAGAGTGTCTTATCCGGGCGGCGTTGGGATGCCAGCGGCGCGGTATGTTCGATGGTGTTTATTGCCCTTAGGGGCTGCCCTGCTGCTGCAGAGCGCATACGCGCAGGTGGCACCACCCGATCAGGAGTTATTGCGTCAGCAAGAACGCGAGCGCGCCCTGCGTGAACAGTTGGAGCGCCCCCCGGACACCCGCTTACAGGAGGCGTCAGGCCAGCCGCCCTCCTTGTTGCCGCGGGAAGAAACCCCCTGTTTCCCGATTCAGCGCATCCGGCTGGAAGGCGACAGCGCCGCGCGCTTTCAGTGGGCCTTAGCGGCTGCCAATCCACCCCATGACCCGGCGATCGGGCATTGCCTGGGCGCCACAGGCATCAACCTGGTCATCTCCCGTGTCCAGAACGCGATCATTGCACGTGGCTACGTCACCACACGCGTCCTGGCGGCACCACAAGACCTCAAAAGCGGGGAACTGCGGCTGACCATCATTCCTGGCACCCTCGGTCAGATTCGTTTTGCCCCCGGCACCACCAGCGATGCCACCCTTTGGAATGCCATTCCTGCCCGCCCGGGGGAGCTGCTCAACCTCCGCGACATTGAGCAGGGCTTGGAGAACTTCAAGCGCGTTCCCACCGTTGAAGCCGATATCCAAATCGTTCCGACCGAAGGAGAGCACGCTCGTCCCGGGCAAAGCGATCTGGTCGTGTCCTGGAGCCAGGCGCGCCCCGTGCGCTTCAATGTCAGCTTCGACGACTCAGGCAGCCAAAGCACCGGCAAGACCCAGGCGGGGGCGACCCTGTCCCTGGATCATGCCCTGGCCCAGAACGACCTCTTCTACGTCAACCTGAGCCGTGCCGCCTTCAACGGCAGCAGGCGTGGTACCCGCGGCATCACCCTGCATTACTCCATGCCTCTGGGCCACTGGCTGATCGGTGCCACCCACAGCGGCTACGACTACCACCAAAGCGTTGCCGGTAGCCAGCAAACCTATCTTTACCGGGGTGAAAGCCACAATACCGAGGTCAAACTATCGCGGCTGCTGGCCCGTACCGCGTACAGCAAAAGCGGCATGTATCTGCGCGCCTGGACCCGTGATTCAAAAAACTTCATCGACGATACCGAAGTGCTCGTACAACGCCGGCGTATGGCCGGATGGGAGATGGGCCTCACCTATCGCCGCTACATCAGTGCCGCCACACTGGATACCACACTAGGTGTCCGGCGCGGCACCGGCGCCTTTGGCGCCTTACCGGCACCGGAAGAACTGTTCGATGAAGGCACCTCGCGCCCCAAGATCTATGTTGCCGATGCACAGCTCAGCTTACCGTTCCAACTTGGTCGCCAGCGCTTGCGCTATGCCGGCAGCTGGCGTGCCCAATGGAACCGTACCCGCCTAGTCCCGCAGGATCGTTTCGCCATTGGCGGGCGCTACACCGTCCGTGGCTTCGATGGCGAAATGACGTTGATCGGCGAGCGTGGCTGGCTGCTGCGCAACGATGTAGGGCTCTCCCTGGGCGGTGGCCAAGAGGCTTATGTTGCCTTGGACTATGGTCACATTGGAGGCCCTTCGGCCCCGTTACAACCGGGCAACCACCTCGCCGGTACCGCCTTGGGATTGCGTGGCGGCTACAACACCCTCTTTTGGGATGTCTTCGTAGGCGCACCACTCAACCGTCCACGCGGTTTCTCAAATGCCTACACCGTGACCGGATTCAACCTGAACTGGTCGTTCTAA
- the mtnA gene encoding S-methyl-5-thioribose-1-phosphate isomerase has product MYVPTAIDDAPYDQVRPILWTGEVLKLLDQRKLPFAIEYVQCHSSAEVTQAIRALIVRGAPAIGIVAGWGAVLAAREIEAADGIEALRKLEPAFQSLHAARPTAVNLAWVLARMRRTLAAARSDWREVLACEAAAIAEEDLAANRRMGALGAALIPSGSGVLTHCNTGSLATAGFGTALGVIRAGVAQGRIARVFAGETRPWLQGARLTVWELQQDGIDATLIADSAAAYLMQSGLVQWVVVGADRICANGDTANKIGTYQLAIAARYHGVKFMVVASSVAVDMETAAGEAIEIEQRDAGELLGVSGVRTVAEGINAWNPVFDVTPGALIDAIVTERGVIHSPDTVRMRTAFLS; this is encoded by the coding sequence ATGTACGTTCCGACCGCCATTGATGATGCGCCTTACGATCAGGTCCGCCCCATTCTTTGGACGGGCGAGGTCTTGAAATTACTTGACCAGCGCAAATTGCCGTTTGCGATCGAGTATGTGCAGTGCCACAGCAGTGCGGAGGTCACGCAGGCGATTCGCGCGCTGATCGTGCGTGGCGCACCGGCGATTGGCATTGTTGCAGGTTGGGGCGCGGTGCTGGCGGCGCGTGAGATCGAGGCGGCTGATGGCATTGAAGCACTCCGGAAGCTGGAACCAGCGTTCCAAAGTCTGCATGCGGCACGCCCAACGGCGGTCAACCTGGCCTGGGTGTTGGCGCGGATGCGCCGGACGTTAGCCGCCGCTCGTTCTGATTGGCGCGAGGTGCTGGCGTGTGAGGCGGCGGCCATTGCTGAGGAAGACCTCGCTGCTAACCGTCGCATGGGGGCGCTCGGTGCAGCACTGATTCCATCCGGCAGTGGTGTGCTGACCCATTGCAATACTGGCTCGTTGGCGACGGCAGGTTTCGGTACGGCCTTGGGTGTGATCCGCGCTGGCGTGGCTCAGGGACGCATCGCACGCGTGTTTGCCGGAGAGACCCGTCCGTGGTTGCAGGGCGCGCGTTTAACGGTGTGGGAACTGCAACAGGACGGGATCGACGCCACCTTGATTGCCGACTCGGCTGCCGCGTACCTGATGCAGTCTGGTCTGGTGCAATGGGTCGTTGTTGGCGCGGATCGGATCTGTGCCAATGGTGATACCGCCAACAAAATTGGGACTTATCAACTGGCCATCGCTGCACGCTACCACGGTGTGAAGTTCATGGTGGTTGCTTCGTCTGTGGCCGTGGACATGGAGACCGCCGCCGGAGAGGCGATCGAGATCGAACAACGTGATGCGGGGGAATTGCTTGGAGTGAGTGGTGTGCGCACCGTGGCCGAGGGCATTAACGCTTGGAATCCGGTGTTCGACGTCACACCGGGTGCCCTGATTGACGCGATTGTGACCGAGCGTGGCGTGATTCACTCCCCGGATACTGTACGGATGCGGACGGCCTTTCTGAGCTGA
- a CDS encoding DUF769 domain-containing protein, translated as MHRCTHVGVLLLTSQLLLLACNSPGPVIDPRTGKPMMAGPWENRDLSLEYFKVDFLGQYTVKHAFINGINIKRCYPGSPPDNVQVVMERLSNGKDVPAIILTSKGLPPRPLDMYAEVIGYPYYRNTPQPDGTVKKQVAGVEFNALCEAQFAGGNYIGFGIRSAASESIQTKVQRVTDLINESYQGRPSNRAFLEAPRTETCWGNAWTWYRARIPTPVGDGVETWMTPIGDSGYYITVNFNFIEAARQQNTEDYQRARKLMDGILQSVVIQKQ; from the coding sequence ATGCACCGATGCACCCACGTAGGTGTACTGCTCCTCACCAGCCAGCTGCTGCTGCTGGCGTGCAACAGCCCCGGCCCCGTCATCGATCCCCGCACCGGCAAACCGATGATGGCCGGCCCCTGGGAGAACCGCGACCTGAGCCTGGAATATTTTAAGGTGGATTTTTTAGGCCAATACACGGTCAAACACGCCTTTATCAATGGCATCAATATCAAACGCTGTTACCCCGGCTCGCCGCCTGACAATGTCCAGGTGGTGATGGAGCGGCTGAGTAATGGAAAAGATGTCCCGGCGATTATTTTGACTAGTAAAGGGCTTCCACCGCGTCCTCTCGATATGTATGCAGAGGTCATCGGCTACCCGTATTACAGAAACACCCCCCAGCCCGATGGCACGGTGAAAAAGCAAGTCGCCGGGGTGGAGTTCAATGCGTTGTGCGAGGCGCAGTTTGCGGGGGGCAACTACATCGGTTTTGGCATCCGTAGCGCCGCCAGCGAAAGTATTCAGACAAAGGTTCAGAGGGTGACGGATTTGATCAATGAGTCCTATCAGGGTCGCCCGTCCAATCGCGCTTTTTTGGAGGCCCCGCGGACCGAAACCTGCTGGGGTAACGCCTGGACCTGGTACCGGGCACGTATCCCAACGCCGGTGGGTGATGGCGTGGAAACCTGGATGACTCCCATCGGCGACAGCGGCTACTACATCACCGTCAACTTCAACTTTATTGAAGCCGCGCGGCAACAGAACACCGAGGATTACCAACGCGCCCGCAAGCTGATGGACGGCATCTTGCAATCGGTGGTCATCCAAAAACAGTGA
- the gyrA gene encoding DNA gyrase subunit A, protein MADTAKEIIKVNLEDEMRKSYLDYAMSVIVGRALPDARDGMKPVHRRVLYAMNELGAHSNKAYFKSARIVGDVIGKYHPHGDQSVYDTLVRMAQLFSLRYLLVEGQGNFGSVDGDPPAAMRYTESRMSRISHDLMADIDKETVDFQLNYDEKELEPTVMPTRFPNLLVNGSSGIAVGMATNIPPHNLVESINACIALIDTPELDVDGLMEYIPGPDFPTAGIINGTAGIVAGYRTGRGRVRMRAKADIELTDHGREAIVVTEIPYQVNKARLIEKIAELVKEKKIDGISELRDESDKDGMRIYIEVKRGESAEVVLNNLYQQTQMESVFGINMVALVDGRPQLLNLKQILEAFIRHRREVVTRRTMFELRKARARAHVLEGLTVALANIDEMIELIKTSTNPQEAKERMLAKAWAPGLVGTLLSASGVEASQPEDLPKGVGLIGERYQLTEVQVQQILEMRLHRLTGLEQDKLAEEYQQLLEIITGLIRILENPDVLLQVIRDELLKVREEYGDVRRTEIRHSEEDLDILDLIAPEDVVVTLSHAGYAKRQPVSAYRAQKRGGRGRAAVTTKEEDFIDHFWLVNTHDTLLTFTSTGKVFWLSVYQLPEAGSNARGRPIVNWIPLEPGEKVQAVLPVREYAEGRYVFFATRQGTVKKTPLSEFAFRLARGKMAIKLNEGDALIGVALTDGDRDVLLFASNGKTVRFSENTVRSMGRTATGVRGIKLTEGEEVVSLIVAEPASGSDVIEDVDEGGEDGMQTSSDAEVTESDSGHADSLCILTATENGYGKCTPLVQYPRKGRGTQGVIGIQTTERNGRLVAAVLLGVSDEVLLISDGGTLVRTRGSEISRVGRNTQGVTLIRLSKGEKLQAVERLDASLSMPDDTDEDAVTVHPGGQITPPGSEHEVH, encoded by the coding sequence ATGGCAGACACCGCCAAGGAAATCATCAAGGTCAATCTGGAAGACGAGATGCGCAAGAGCTATCTCGATTATGCGATGAGCGTTATCGTGGGCCGTGCGCTTCCCGATGCCCGTGATGGTATGAAGCCCGTACATCGCCGTGTGCTGTACGCCATGAATGAACTCGGTGCCCACAGCAACAAGGCTTACTTCAAATCAGCACGTATCGTCGGTGATGTGATTGGTAAGTACCATCCTCATGGCGATCAGTCGGTGTACGACACGCTGGTACGCATGGCGCAGCTATTCTCGTTGCGTTATTTGCTGGTAGAGGGCCAGGGTAACTTTGGTTCGGTCGACGGCGATCCTCCTGCGGCGATGCGTTACACCGAGTCGCGCATGTCGCGGATCAGCCATGATCTGATGGCCGACATCGATAAGGAGACTGTCGACTTTCAGCTCAATTACGACGAAAAGGAATTGGAACCCACGGTCATGCCGACCCGGTTCCCGAATCTGTTGGTCAATGGATCGTCCGGCATTGCCGTGGGGATGGCCACCAACATCCCGCCGCATAACTTGGTCGAATCGATCAATGCTTGTATTGCGCTAATCGATACTCCTGAATTAGATGTCGATGGGTTGATGGAATACATCCCCGGCCCGGATTTCCCGACCGCGGGGATCATCAACGGCACGGCTGGTATTGTCGCCGGTTACCGTACTGGCCGTGGCCGCGTCCGCATGCGTGCCAAGGCCGACATTGAACTGACCGACCATGGCCGTGAAGCCATCGTCGTCACCGAGATTCCTTACCAGGTCAATAAAGCACGTTTGATCGAAAAGATCGCTGAGTTGGTGAAGGAAAAGAAGATCGATGGCATCAGCGAATTGCGTGACGAGTCCGACAAGGACGGCATGCGTATCTATATCGAAGTCAAGCGCGGGGAGTCGGCCGAGGTTGTACTGAACAACCTGTACCAGCAGACCCAGATGGAGTCGGTATTCGGTATCAATATGGTGGCATTGGTTGACGGCCGCCCACAGCTGCTGAATCTCAAGCAGATACTGGAAGCATTCATCCGTCACCGCCGCGAAGTTGTCACCCGCCGCACCATGTTCGAATTGCGCAAGGCCCGCGCCCGTGCGCACGTGCTGGAAGGGTTGACGGTGGCGCTGGCCAACATCGACGAGATGATTGAGCTGATCAAAACCTCGACGAACCCACAAGAGGCAAAAGAGCGCATGCTTGCCAAAGCTTGGGCGCCCGGTTTGGTAGGCACATTGCTGAGTGCGTCAGGTGTTGAAGCATCACAGCCCGAGGATCTGCCAAAAGGCGTGGGGCTGATCGGCGAGCGTTATCAACTGACCGAAGTCCAAGTACAGCAGATTTTGGAAATGCGCCTGCACCGCCTGACTGGGCTGGAACAGGACAAACTTGCCGAAGAGTACCAACAGTTGCTGGAGATCATTACCGGCCTGATCCGGATTTTGGAGAACCCGGATGTTCTGTTGCAGGTGATTCGCGACGAGCTCCTCAAGGTACGCGAAGAATATGGTGATGTGCGCCGCACCGAGATCCGCCACAGCGAGGAAGATCTGGATATCCTCGACCTGATTGCACCGGAGGACGTGGTGGTGACCCTCTCGCATGCCGGCTATGCCAAGCGTCAGCCCGTCTCGGCCTACCGCGCCCAGAAGCGGGGTGGTCGCGGCCGTGCGGCGGTGACGACTAAAGAAGAAGATTTCATCGACCATTTCTGGCTGGTCAACACCCACGACACCCTGTTGACCTTCACCAGCACCGGCAAGGTGTTTTGGCTTTCGGTGTACCAACTGCCAGAAGCTGGCTCGAACGCGCGTGGTCGCCCCATCGTTAACTGGATTCCATTGGAGCCGGGTGAAAAGGTGCAGGCGGTACTCCCAGTGCGCGAGTACGCCGAGGGCCGTTACGTGTTTTTTGCGACTCGCCAGGGCACGGTCAAGAAGACCCCGCTGAGTGAGTTTGCATTCCGTTTGGCACGCGGCAAGATGGCGATCAAGCTCAATGAGGGTGATGCCCTGATTGGTGTTGCGCTGACCGATGGCGATCGTGACGTGCTCCTCTTTGCCTCCAATGGCAAGACCGTGCGTTTCAGCGAGAACACAGTGCGTTCGATGGGCCGCACGGCCACGGGCGTGCGCGGTATCAAACTGACCGAAGGTGAAGAGGTGGTCAGCCTCATCGTTGCCGAACCAGCGAGTGGTTCCGATGTGATCGAAGACGTAGATGAGGGCGGTGAGGATGGCATGCAGACCTCGAGCGATGCTGAGGTTACAGAGAGCGATTCCGGTCACGCGGACAGCCTGTGTATCTTGACAGCCACTGAAAACGGCTATGGCAAATGCACTCCGTTGGTTCAGTACCCGCGTAAAGGCCGCGGAACCCAAGGGGTGATTGGTATCCAGACGACAGAGCGCAACGGCCGCTTGGTTGCGGCAGTGCTATTAGGTGTATCCGACGAAGTCCTGTTGATTTCTGATGGTGGCACGCTAGTGCGTACCCGCGGTTCGGAGATTTCGCGCGTCGGCCGCAATACCCAAGGTGTCACTCTGATTCGCTTGTCCAAGGGTGAGAAGCTTCAGGCCGTCGAACGCTTGGATGCGTCGTTGAGTATGCCGGACGACACAGATGAGGATGCCGTGACCGTTCACCCCGGTGGGCAGATAACACCGCCCGGATCTGAACACGAGGTCCATTGA
- a CDS encoding DUF3011 domain-containing protein has product MAADRDEALPTVVRCESYDQKWVHCAMLTDHGVQLVRQLSWSRCARGSGWDVDPEGVWVAQGCRAEFVPLSANRLVPVRRVLRCVSDGPVVSCPVTLHGVPVRLLRQLSLFPCKENLTWGRKHHEIWVSSGCKGEFELGAEDGSGFVDMPWRLVCESKKHQRMTCGTSAHEVSLFRQISVTPCEQDRNWGWDADHIWVDGGCRAEFLVH; this is encoded by the coding sequence ATGGCTGCTGATCGTGACGAGGCACTTCCTACAGTCGTGCGCTGCGAGTCGTATGATCAGAAATGGGTGCATTGCGCCATGTTAACGGATCATGGCGTGCAACTGGTGCGCCAGCTGTCCTGGAGCCGTTGTGCGCGCGGCAGCGGCTGGGATGTGGACCCTGAGGGCGTTTGGGTAGCGCAGGGTTGCCGGGCGGAGTTTGTGCCGTTGTCTGCTAATCGCCTGGTTCCGGTGCGGCGGGTACTACGCTGTGTCTCTGATGGCCCGGTGGTCAGTTGTCCGGTGACGCTGCATGGTGTACCCGTCCGGTTGCTGCGTCAGTTATCCCTGTTTCCCTGCAAGGAAAATCTTACCTGGGGTAGAAAGCATCATGAGATTTGGGTGTCCAGTGGCTGCAAGGGCGAGTTTGAACTTGGTGCTGAAGACGGATCTGGGTTCGTTGATATGCCGTGGCGATTGGTGTGTGAGTCCAAGAAGCATCAACGCATGACCTGCGGGACATCGGCCCACGAGGTGAGTTTATTCCGGCAGATCTCTGTCACACCTTGCGAACAAGATCGTAATTGGGGTTGGGATGCCGATCACATCTGGGTGGATGGGGGCTGCCGCGCCGAATTTCTGGTGCACTGA